In Anopheles gambiae chromosome 2, idAnoGambNW_F1_1, whole genome shotgun sequence, a single window of DNA contains:
- the LOC1277272 gene encoding exocyst complex component 7 codes for MSTLENTLQIEIKLEKEKTNQALLKDHVEKYSELTQSMSKILNSFEQRLGKLEHTILPVYNITKNLQKQQQNLDSTLQCMEQVLSHYDASQDVCNLIHQGPSEGNIGSFLDGLNKLKKAKDYFLNNNPQSVELENVTSLFNNGCETLNNHFKSLLKKHNAPLKPVDLLDMIYIEEDSSNEDCPSIKQVPPSAREELNVMAQWLDNNLRREYVQIFGDERSEVIMRSLQNLKDHQKSGSWGNEPLRTRHGYGRAEAGVKKTTSARLQQIFERKANKMFMKASQTLGQSAGLAMRKNSSFGDILAAEEYGNDNDQELEKYLVLLLGLQKLLVWERQLLNDIVPPSRHNEVFSRLSQPSIEMVVKDAEQITSKVMRSIGRKEWSAALGIFSALKHVQILQPDIDRICDSTQKQQLSGVLNRLQQTASKALEQFIESVRNDAGGGGMVSMTSSTISYGGGSSVPRDATVYELTSNTIWFLEQLQEHCDTIGGLLQTEAIYTNDLDRIASQKALTMEQKNKALLGIYVRKVLAELNYTIATKSEQYSDTATKQLFKLNNTHYILKSLQRSSLIEIVALTEHDCERRYQKMIQDLKKAYLGSWSKMLSFIHPLDDMPRPINGKVKDKERATIKDRFFNFNKELDEAVKIQRAISVPDVLLREGIKRDNTEHIVPKYNAFFEGYSDVQFSKNIDKYVKYRPSDVTTMLNSFFDDTV; via the exons ATGAGCACCCTAGAAAACACGCTCCAGATTGAGATTAAGCTGGAAAAG GAAAAGACCAATCAAGCTCTGCTAAAGGACCATGTCGAGAAGTATTCCGAACTCACGCAATCCATGTCCAAGATTCTGAACTCGTTCGAACAGCGGTTGGGAAAGCTGGAGCACACCATACTGCCCGTGTACAACATTACAAAGAACctacaaaagcagcagcaga ATCTAGACAGCACGCTGCAGTGTATGGAGCAGGTCCTGTCGCACTACGATGCTTCGCAGGATGTGTGCAATCTGATCCACCAGGGGCCGTCCGAGGGCAACATTGGGTCGTTTTTGGACGGGTTGAACAAGCTGAAGAAGGCGAAGGACTACTTCCTCAACAACAATCCGCAGAGCGTGGAGCTGGAGAACGTGACCAGCCTGTTCAACAATGGTTGCGAAACGTTGAACAATCACTTCAAATCGCTGCTGAAGAAGCACAACGCTCCCCTGAAGCCGGTGGACCTGCTGGACATGATCTACATCGAGGAGGATTCGTCCAACGAGGACTGTCCCTCGATCAAGCAGGTGCCGCCGAGTGCGCGGGAAGAGCTGAACGTGATGGCGCAATGGCTGGACAACAACTTGCGCCGCGAGTACGTGCAAATCTTTGGCGACGAGCGGTCGGAGGTGATTATGCGATCGTTGCAGAACTTGAAAGACCACCAGAAGAGCGGTAGCTGGGGCAACGAGCCACTGCGCACCAGGCACGGATACGGTCGGGCGGAAGCGGGCGTCAAGAAGACAACCTCGGCACGGTTGCAGCAAAT CTTCGAACGGAAGGCCAACAAAATGTTCATGAAAGCATCGCAAACGCTCGGCCAGTCGGCGGGACTGGCGATGCGAAAGAACTCGTCCTTCGGCGACATCCTGGCGGCAGAAGAGTACGGCAACGACAACGACCAGGAGCTGGAGAAGTATCTCGTCCTGCTCCTCGGCCTGCAGAAGCTGCTCGTGTGGGAGCGACAGCTGCTGAACGACATTGTGCCGCCGTCCCGGCACAACGAGGTGTTTTCCCGCCTCTCGCAACCATCGATCGAGATGGTGGTGAAGGATGCGGAGCAGATCACCTCGAAAGTGATGCGCAGCATCGGGCGCAAGGAGTGGTCCGCTGCGCTGGGCATATTTTCCGCCCTCAAGCACGTGCAGATACTGCAGCCGGACATCGACCGCATCTGCGACAGTAcgcagaagcagcagctgtCGGGTGTGCTGAACCGGCTGCAGCAAACGGCCTCCAAGGCGCTGGAGCAGTTCATCGAATCCGTGCGCAACGAtgccggtggtggcggcaTGGTCAGCATGACGTCCAGCACGATCAGCTACGGCGGCGGGTCGAGCGTGCCGCGCGATGCGACCGTGTACGAGCTGACGTCCAACACGATCTGGTTCTTGGAGCAGCTGCAGGAGCATTGTGACACGATCGGGGGGCTGCTACAGACCGAGGCAATCTATACGAACGATCTCGATCGTATCGCGTCACAGAAAGCGCTCACCATGGAGCAGAAAAATAAGGCCCTGCTTGGCATCTACGTCC GCAAAGTGCTGGCCGAGTTAAACTACACGATTGCAACGAAATCGGAACAGTACAGTGATACCGCCACCAAGCAGCTGTTCAAGCTAAACAACACGCACTACATCTTGAAATCGCTGCAACGGTCCAGCCTGATCGAGATCGTGGCACTGACCGAGCATGACTGCGAGCGTCGCTACCAGAAGATGATACAGGATCTGAAGAAGGCGTACCTGGGCTCGTGGTCGAAGATGCTCTCCTTCATTCACCCGCTGGACGACATGCCGCGGCCGATCAATGGCAAGGTGAAGGACAAGGAGCGGGCCACCATCAAGGATCGATTCTTCAACTTCAACAAGGAGCTGGACGAGGCGGTAAAAATACAGCGAGCCATTTCCGTGCCGGATGTGCTGCTCCGGGAGGGCATCAAGCGGGACAATACCGAGCACATCGTGCCGAAGTACAATGCGTTCTTTGAAGG aTATTCCGATGTGCAGTTTAGCAAGAACATCGACAAGTACGTTAAGTACCGCCCATCGGATGTAACAACCATGTTGAACAGCTTTTTCGATGATACTGTTTAA
- the LOC1277273 gene encoding ragulator complex protein LAMTOR4 homolog isoform X1, with product MLDLDRHPLPDQLGYLVLSEDGSVHASGGELENDERSANIISNLLTLTERYREGHAGDPLSDLGALKCIFSLFSSVDPAVFSARSCRKVSIVFADHSYTICLSNKRIYVVKKRNRPDASATGTLESDGHSILA from the coding sequence ATGCTGGACCTGGACCGTCATCCGCTGCCGGATCAGCTCGGCTATCTGGTCCTGTCCGAGGATGGGTCCGTACACGCTTCCGGCGGCGAGCTGGAAAACGATGAGCGTAGTGCGAACATTATAAGCAACCTGCTAACGCTCACCGAAAGGTACCGCGAGGGACATGCCGGTGACCCGCTCTCGGATCTTGGTGCactgaaatgcattttttctctcttttccagTGTCGATCCAGCTGTATTCAGTGCACGCTCGTGCAGGAAAGTGTCGATCGTGTTCGCCGACCACAGCTACACCATATGCCTTTCGAACAAACGCATTTACGTCGTGAAGAAGCGGAACCGGCCGGACGCCAGCGCTACCGGCACCCTCGAGTCGGACGGGCATTCGATACTGGCCTGA
- the LOC1277273 gene encoding ragulator complex protein LAMTOR4 homolog isoform X2, which translates to MLDLDRHPLPDQLGYLVLSEDGSVHASGGELENDERSANIISNLLTLTESVDPAVFSARSCRKVSIVFADHSYTICLSNKRIYVVKKRNRPDASATGTLESDGHSILA; encoded by the exons ATGCTGGACCTGGACCGTCATCCGCTGCCGGATCAGCTCGGCTATCTGGTCCTGTCCGAGGATGGGTCCGTACACGCTTCCGGCGGCGAGCTGGAAAACGATGAGCGTAGTGCGAACATTATAAGCAACCTGCTAACGCTCACCGAAAG TGTCGATCCAGCTGTATTCAGTGCACGCTCGTGCAGGAAAGTGTCGATCGTGTTCGCCGACCACAGCTACACCATATGCCTTTCGAACAAACGCATTTACGTCGTGAAGAAGCGGAACCGGCCGGACGCCAGCGCTACCGGCACCCTCGAGTCGGACGGGCATTCGATACTGGCCTGA
- the LOC1277274 gene encoding large ribosomal subunit protein mL46: MRILAHRSVLVVSRMLSSRAAATQASQVAPQTDQKWDLYAGVLVERLPIVTKTLEPIEAKFKEMLNQIELEKSLKSNHELRKETEKQQLELLKAGKIDLDSEALKQTAQDLEDAYNEEYARFKPAPRVTEADSKNDTRSLDRKLEQTLVLLVEQKLGSKSHYLLPQGLHRKGESLRETAERTLKECCGDKLQVTFYGNAPVGFYKYKYPPSVRNDGAAAVGAKVFFFRSVVKDPSRNVGSDQVKYQWLSQDELQKQLQQPYYQSVSQFLL, translated from the exons ATGCGAATCCTCGCTCACCGTTCCGTGCTGGTCGTGTCGCGGATGCTGTCCTCCAGGGCGGCGGCAACACAGGCCTCACAGGTAGCGCCACAAACCGACCAAAAGTGGGACCTGTACGCCGGTGTGCTCGTGGAGCGGCTACCGATCGTTACGAAAACACTCGAACCAATAGAGGCTAAATTTAAG GAAATGCTGAATCAGATCGAGCTAGAGAAAAGTCTGAAATCCAACCACGAGCTGCGGAAAGAGACGGAAAAGCAGCAGCTGGAGCTGCTCAAGGCGGGCAAAATCGATCTCGATTCGGAAGCGCTCAAACAAACGGCACAGGACCTGGAGGACGCTTACAATGAGGAGTACGCCCGGTTTAAGCCGGCGCCACGCGTCACCGAGGCGGACAGCAAGAACGACACCCGATCGCTGGACCGCAAGCTGGAGCAAACGCTCGTCCTGCTGGTGGAGCAGAAGCTGGGCAGCAAGAGTCACTATCTGCTGCCGCAGGGGCTGCACCGGAAGGGCGAATCGCTGCGCGAGACGGCCGAACGCACGCTGAAGGAATGCTGCGGCGACAAGCTGCAGGTCACGTTCTACGGCAATGCCCCGGTCGGTTTCTACAAGTACAAATACCCGCCGAGCGTGCGGAATGACGGGGCGGCGGCGGTCGGCGCGaaagtgtttttcttccgCAGCGTAGTTAAAGATCCGAGCCGGAACGTTGGAAGCGACCAGGTGAAGTACCAGTGGCTCAGCCAGGAtgagctgcagaagcagctgcagcagccgtACTACCAGAGCGTTTCGCAATTTCTGTTATGA
- the LOC3290210 gene encoding protein sarah: MAQATGTATGTGTRQQSDGGDELAATTPTDDENLFINPTDGLPNEHPALPSAYDSDSESNAVADDDLLDDLPTSIIVTNIHSEVFADDGLKASLEELFRTFSDNTTFQWLKSFRRLRVNYDSALAAANARIRLHQYPFGKSVINCYLAQPVTPVSNTNLKPPAPVKQFLISPPASPPAGWEPAEEGEPLVNHDLLAALASLTPGESHEIHAQSEHHPGIILHTAAEQLEAAAAAAAAAAAGEDETAGGRKSSSMGSSFEDDDPDKENSPVGGGTNVRKARIMQTRCPERKSST, encoded by the coding sequence ATGGCACAGGCAACGGGAACGGCCACCGGTACCGGCACCCGCCAGCAGTCGGACGGAGGGGACGAGCTGGCGGCCACGACGCCCACCGACGACGAGAACCTGTTCATCAACCCGACCGACGGGCTGCCGAACGAGCATCCGGCCCTGCCGAGCGCGTACGACTCGGACAGCGAGTCGAACGCGGTGGCGGACGACGATCTGCTGGACGATCTGCCCACCTCGATCATCGTGACCAACATCCACTCGGAGGTGTTCGCGGACGACGGGCTGAAGGCGAGCCTGGAGGAGCTGTTCCGCACGTTCTCGGACAACACCACCTTCCAGTGGCTGAAGAGCTTCCGGCGGTTGCGCGTCAACTACGACAGCGCGCTGGCGGCGGCCAATGCGCGCATCCGGCTGCACCAGTACCCGTTCGGCAAGTCCGTCATCAACTGCTATCTGGCGCAGCCGGTGACGCCCGTCTCGAACACGAACCTGAAACCGCCCGCCCCGGTCAAGCAGTTCCTCATCTCGCCCCCTGCATCGCCGCCCGCCGGCTGGGAGCCGGCCGAGGAGGGCGAACCGCTCGTGAACCACGATCTGCTGGCGGCGCTGGCCAGCCTGACGCCGGGCGAAAGCCACGAAATACACGCCCAGTCGGAGCACCATCCGGGCATCATACTGCACACCGCGGCCGAGCAGctggaggcggcggcggcggcggctgccgcCGCAGCGGCCGGCGAAGACGAAACTGCGGGTGGTCGCAAGTCGTCGAGTATGGGCAGCAGCTTCGAGGATGACGATCCGGATAAGGAGAACTCCCCGGTCGGTGGTGGGACGAACGTGCGCAAGGCGCGCATCATGCAAACGCGCTGTCCCGAGCGCAAAAGCTCCACCTAA